In the Hylaeus volcanicus isolate JK05 chromosome 1, UHH_iyHylVolc1.0_haploid, whole genome shotgun sequence genome, one interval contains:
- the LOC128877031 gene encoding LIM/homeobox protein Awh-like isoform X1 translates to MKTEIETEPECADGILCSNNNNNNSTNNNNNVPGIKKIGASIGNTDNHDGLEMDCGGCGESVRERTVLCVGGRTWHSRCLKCCACARPLHDQHSCFLRGMRLYCRHDYALTFGAKCAKCGRSVGAGDWVRRARERVYHLACFACDACSRQLSTGEQFALLDARLLCKAHYLDVVEGNNTSSSEDCDSEHGGKGSKTKRVRTTFTEEQLSVLQANFQLDSNPDGQDLERIAHVTGLSKRVTQVWFQNSRARQKKHSGKIKSQMHHSPPMQHHPGDLYPSGVSMVGAYLGGYQGGSAGSESPGSPMTPLTPLTPLTPTTPNHLQAQFCHQTG, encoded by the exons ATGAAG ACCGAGATCGAGACGGAGCCCGAGTGCGCGGACGGTATCCTCTGTTcgaacaacaacaacaacaacagcaccaacaacaacaacaacgtgCCAGGCATCAAGAAGATTGGCGCCAGTATTGGAAACACCGACAACCACGATGGATTGGAAATGGACTGCGGCGGTTGCGGGGAAAGCGTTCGCGAGCGCACTGTCCTCTGCGTAGGGGGTCGTACCTGGCATTCCAGGTGCCTCAAGTGTTGCGCCTGTGCGAGACCCCTGCACGACCAGCACTCTTGCTTCCTTCGGGGGATGAGGCTCTACTGCAGGCACGACTACGCCTT AACTTTTGGAGCAAAGTGTGCAAAATGCGGTCGAAGCGTAGGTGCTGGGGATTGGGTGAGGAGGGCCAGGGAGAGGGTTTATCACTTGGCCTGTTTCGCCTGCGACGCCTGCTCTCGCCAACTCTCCACTGGAGAACAATTCGCCCTCTTGGACGCCAGGCTGCTCTGCAAGGCTCACTATCTGGACGTCGTCGAGGGCAACAATACCTCGTCCTCGGAGGACTGCGACTCAGAGCACGGTGGCAAGGGCAGCAAGACGAAGAGGGTGAGGACGACCTTCACCGAGGAGCAGCTATCCGTTTTGCAGGCCAACTTCCAATTGGACAGCAATCCCGACGGCCAGGACCTCGAGAGGATAGCCCACGTCACAGGCCTCAGCAAAAGGGTCACGCAAGTCTGGTTCCAGAACTCGAGGGCCAGGCAGAAGAAGCACAGTGGCAAGATCAAGTCGCAAA TGCACCATTCGCCACCGATGCAGCACCATCCAGGCGACCTGTACCCTTCTGGAGTGAGCATGGTGGGCGCCTATTTGGGTGGGTATCAAGGTGGTAGCGCCGGAAGCGAAAGTCCTGGCAGCCCAATGACACCGCTCACCCCCTTGACACCCCTAACCCCAACGACGCCCAATCATCTTCAAGCTCAGTTCTGTCATCAGACAGGGTAA
- the LOC128877031 gene encoding LIM/homeobox protein Awh-like isoform X3 produces MDCGGCGESVRERTVLCVGGRTWHSRCLKCCACARPLHDQHSCFLRGMRLYCRHDYALTFGAKCAKCGRSVGAGDWVRRARERVYHLACFACDACSRQLSTGEQFALLDARLLCKAHYLDVVEGNNTSSSEDCDSEHGGKGSKTKRVRTTFTEEQLSVLQANFQLDSNPDGQDLERIAHVTGLSKRVTQVWFQNSRARQKKHSGKIKSQMHHSPPMQHHPGDLYPSGVSMVGAYLGGYQGGSAGSESPGSPMTPLTPLTPLTPTTPNHLQAQFCHQTG; encoded by the exons ATGGACTGCGGCGGTTGCGGGGAAAGCGTTCGCGAGCGCACTGTCCTCTGCGTAGGGGGTCGTACCTGGCATTCCAGGTGCCTCAAGTGTTGCGCCTGTGCGAGACCCCTGCACGACCAGCACTCTTGCTTCCTTCGGGGGATGAGGCTCTACTGCAGGCACGACTACGCCTT AACTTTTGGAGCAAAGTGTGCAAAATGCGGTCGAAGCGTAGGTGCTGGGGATTGGGTGAGGAGGGCCAGGGAGAGGGTTTATCACTTGGCCTGTTTCGCCTGCGACGCCTGCTCTCGCCAACTCTCCACTGGAGAACAATTCGCCCTCTTGGACGCCAGGCTGCTCTGCAAGGCTCACTATCTGGACGTCGTCGAGGGCAACAATACCTCGTCCTCGGAGGACTGCGACTCAGAGCACGGTGGCAAGGGCAGCAAGACGAAGAGGGTGAGGACGACCTTCACCGAGGAGCAGCTATCCGTTTTGCAGGCCAACTTCCAATTGGACAGCAATCCCGACGGCCAGGACCTCGAGAGGATAGCCCACGTCACAGGCCTCAGCAAAAGGGTCACGCAAGTCTGGTTCCAGAACTCGAGGGCCAGGCAGAAGAAGCACAGTGGCAAGATCAAGTCGCAAA TGCACCATTCGCCACCGATGCAGCACCATCCAGGCGACCTGTACCCTTCTGGAGTGAGCATGGTGGGCGCCTATTTGGGTGGGTATCAAGGTGGTAGCGCCGGAAGCGAAAGTCCTGGCAGCCCAATGACACCGCTCACCCCCTTGACACCCCTAACCCCAACGACGCCCAATCATCTTCAAGCTCAGTTCTGTCATCAGACAGGGTAA
- the LOC128877031 gene encoding LIM/homeobox protein Awh-like isoform X2 produces the protein MKTEIETEPECADGILCSNNNNNNSTNNNNNVPGIKKIGASIGNTDNHDGLEMDCGGCGESVRERTVLCVGGRTWHSRCLKCCACARPLHDQHSCFLRGMRLYCRHDYALTFGAKCAKCGRSVGAGDWVRRARERVYHLACFACDACSRQLSTGEQFALLDARLLCKAHYLDVVEGNNTSSSEDCDSEHGGKGSKTKRVRTTFTEEQLSVLQANFQLDSNPDGQDLERIAHVTGLSKRVTQVWFQNSRARQKKHSGKIKSQNIQLQFNSVSSAPFATDAAPSRRPVPFWSEHGGRLFGWVSRW, from the exons ATGAAG ACCGAGATCGAGACGGAGCCCGAGTGCGCGGACGGTATCCTCTGTTcgaacaacaacaacaacaacagcaccaacaacaacaacaacgtgCCAGGCATCAAGAAGATTGGCGCCAGTATTGGAAACACCGACAACCACGATGGATTGGAAATGGACTGCGGCGGTTGCGGGGAAAGCGTTCGCGAGCGCACTGTCCTCTGCGTAGGGGGTCGTACCTGGCATTCCAGGTGCCTCAAGTGTTGCGCCTGTGCGAGACCCCTGCACGACCAGCACTCTTGCTTCCTTCGGGGGATGAGGCTCTACTGCAGGCACGACTACGCCTT AACTTTTGGAGCAAAGTGTGCAAAATGCGGTCGAAGCGTAGGTGCTGGGGATTGGGTGAGGAGGGCCAGGGAGAGGGTTTATCACTTGGCCTGTTTCGCCTGCGACGCCTGCTCTCGCCAACTCTCCACTGGAGAACAATTCGCCCTCTTGGACGCCAGGCTGCTCTGCAAGGCTCACTATCTGGACGTCGTCGAGGGCAACAATACCTCGTCCTCGGAGGACTGCGACTCAGAGCACGGTGGCAAGGGCAGCAAGACGAAGAGGGTGAGGACGACCTTCACCGAGGAGCAGCTATCCGTTTTGCAGGCCAACTTCCAATTGGACAGCAATCCCGACGGCCAGGACCTCGAGAGGATAGCCCACGTCACAGGCCTCAGCAAAAGGGTCACGCAAGTCTGGTTCCAGAACTCGAGGGCCAGGCAGAAGAAGCACAGTGGCAAGATCAAGTCGCAAA ATATTCAACTACAGTTTAATTCTGTATCCAGTGCACCATTCGCCACCGATGCAGCACCATCCAGGCGACCTGTACCCTTCTGGAGTGAGCATGGTGGGCGCCTATTTGGGTGGGTATCAAGGTGGTAG